CTCGCACCACCGGGGTGGCGTCGGCGGCCGCCGACGAGATATCGCTGGCGATTTCGCAGCTGTTCGGGACGTACGGTCAGCAATTTCAGGCGCTCACCGCCCAGGCCACCGCGTTCCACGACGAGTTCGTGCGGCTGTTGAACGGGGGCGCCGCGGCGTATGCGAGCGCAGAGATCGCCAACGCCGAGCAGACCGTGCTGAACCAGGCGGGACTCGACGGGGCCGGTTCCTTCGGCGCGATGGCGACCGGGGCGGCCGCCACCCTCCCCGGTGGTGCCTACGCGCAGCTCGTCGCCAACACGACCGCCAACCTGCAATCCCTGTTCGGGACGTGGGCGGCCGACCCGTTCCCGTTCCTGCGCCAGGTCCTCGCCAATCAGCTGGGCTACCTGCAGCAGGCCGTCCTCGCGGTCAACGGCACCATCCAAAACTTCCCCGCCGTGCTGGCGAATCTGCCGGCGACCATCCAGGGTCTGCTGTCGCTGAGCCCCGCGCAGTTCATCCAGCAGTTCATCGCCACGCAGGTCGGCTTCGCCCAGACGTTCGTCACGTCCGCGGCCAACATGGTCACCGGAATCGTCGACGGGCTGCCCGCGTTTGCGGCGGAGCTGCAGGTGGCCTTCCAGGCGGTCCTGGCCGGGAACTTCAACGGCGCGGTCATCGACGTCGCGCAGGCCTACGCGAACCTGCTTGTCACGGGGATCAACCCGGGCACTCTGGTGGGTTCGTTCACGGGCAACATCTTCCCCGTTGACAACCTCGCACTGAACATCGCAGGCAACCCAACCCTGCTCGGCCCGCTCGGCGATCTGTTCACCATCACGAACATCCCCGGGCAGGAGGCGCAGTACTTCACCAATCTGCTGCCCACCGGGTCGATTCCCCAACAGATCGCCCAGAACATGACCAACGTGCTCAACGCGCTGACTATCCCCAGCATCGGTTTCGACGTCGCAGTGCCGGTATTCAACCCCCCGGCGGTCCAGTACAGCGCGTTCTTCGGACTGCCGCTGGTGCTCACCTATGCGATGGCGGGGGCACCGATCGCCACCCTGAACGGCATTGCGTCCACCGCGACGGCGGTGCAGCAAGCCCTGTTGGCGGGCGACGGGGTGGGGGCGATCGGCACGCTCTTCGACGCGCCCGCCATCGTGGCGAACGGGTTCCTCAACAGCGACACGCTGGTCGACATGACATTCGCTGTGCCGGTGAGTCTGGCGCCGCTGCCCCTGCCGTCCCCCGTCGTATCTGTCGATCTCCACCTGCCTTTTGACGGGATCCTTGTTGCGCCGCATCCTATTACGGCGACAGTCGACGTCACGGGCCTCCCGATCCAACTCGGCTTCCCAACGACCGTCAGCGTCGGCGGCACGCCGTTCATGGGGATCGTGCCGCTGCTGGTCAACTACCTGCCGCAGCAACTCGCCGACGCGATCACGCCCGGATAGCACGCGCCTGCCTGTTCAGCGCCGAGATCGCCGCGGTGGTCACCGTCCGCGGCAAAGCACGGCCCACACCGCAATCTCGGCGGTTGGCGCCTGACGGATTAGCGCCTAGAGGATGGCGACGGCGACCACGATGCCCAGGGCGAACTGCGACGCGGCGACCATCAGCGACTCGTAGCGGTATTCGTCGGACTGGAACAGCCCCTCCATGTCGATGCCGACCACCAGCGTCGCGATGCGCATCATCACGACCTGCGCGGCGATGCCCACCAGGCCGAAGACCGCCGAACCGACCAGGCCCTCCAACAGCTTTCCCGACGACGCATAGATCGCCAGCACCACGATGAGCGCCATGCTCACCATGCCGGCCGCGGACACGATGATCGCGTTCGGCTTGCCCGCGTCGACCATCTTGCGCAGCGGCCCGGGCGTGGTCAGGTCGATGGCATAGAACCCGATCAGCATGAGCACCAGGCCGACAATGGAATACAGCACGATCGCCCCGGCCCCGCGGCCGAGCGCGTTGAGGTATCCCGCATCCCAGTAGCCGGAACTCAGCGCCACGGTCCTTACGGTCATCGGTCAACTCCGTTCATTCGGGCGGGATTTCGATTGGACTCGAGCGTCATGACTGCGGAATCCGGTGGGGCACAAAGGCCGCGCCGTCGTCGGTGATCAGTCCCGCGGTTTCACGGATGCCCAGGCCCGCCGACGAGTCCCCGACGATCCACGCACCCAGCGCGGGTCGCATATCGTCGAATTCGGGTAGCGGATCCAGCAGCTGGTAGACGAACCCCTCTTCGCCGTAGACCCCGCCCGTGGCGGTCTCCATCCCGGCGCCCACCACGGTGATGTTCGCGCCCTCCCGGCCGAGCTTGGGTTTGCGGACGTACTCGGTCAATTCGTGCGGGTCGTCCAGGTACGCGGGCAGGAGATTCGGGTGGCCGGGATACATCTCCCATAGCACCGCGAGGATCGCCTTGTTCGACAGCAGCGTCTTCCACAACGGCTCGATCCACGTCGTCCCCGGCAGGGTCGACACCGCGTACCGGCCGAACTCGTCGTCGAGTACCCACTCCCACGGGTGCAGCTTGAAGATCGCGTGGATCTCCGACTCTTCGAGGTCGACGAATCGCTGCAGCGCGGCGTCCCAACCGATGTCCTCGATCGTCAACCCGACGGTGTTGAAGCCCGCCTCGGCCGCCGTCTCCTGCATGTACGTGGTCGTGATCTGGTCCTCGCCGGTCGCCTCGGCACCCGACCAGGTGAAGTGCAACTCGTTGCTGGGCAACAGGTCACGGACGACCTTCCAGCGGTCGACCAGCTGCTCGTGCAACGAGTTCCACTGGTCGTCGCCGGGGAAGGTGTCCTTCAGCCAGTACCACTGCAGGATCGCCGCCTCCAGCAGCGTGGTGGGGGTGTCGGCGTTGTACTCGAGCAGCACCGCGGGCCGGCGTCCGTCGTAGCGCAGGTCGAAGCGCCCGTACACGTGGGGATCGGACCGCCGCCACGATTCGGCGATCGCCGGCCAACTCCATTCCGGCAGACCGAAATCCGCGTACCGCTCCATCAGCACGACCTGCTCGACGGCATTCAGGCACATCGAGTGCAGCAGCTCGACGTCGGCCTCCAGGGCCAGGATCTCGTCCATCGCGAACTCGTAGTACACCGACTCGTCCCAGTACGGCCGGTCCGCGCCGGTCGCGTCGCGCGCGGGAGTCCCGTAGACCAGGCCCTGCGACTCGACGATCGACCTCCACTGCGGCCGCGGCCTCCTCCTGGCCCGCCTCACGACCCGCCGCCTTTGCCGCTGCCGCCGCCGAGCTTGCTGCCGAAGCCACCGCGCTGAATGGTGCTGCCGGATTTCGTGGTGATCGTCGCCCCCTTGGGGGCGACCGTGGTTCCCCCGAGTGGCCGCGAACCGACGGGCCCCGAGCTGCCGTAGTAATAGCGGTACTGATGCCCGCCGAAGAAGAAAAACCCGTTGAGGCCCGCGGTGTGTCCGGTGCAGTAGCTGTCCGGCACGATCACCGGCTGCCCGGTCGGGTCGTCCTGGACGCACTGCGCGGTGACGGTGCTCGGTGACAGCGCCCAATATCCCAGGCCTGCCACGACGCCCACCACCCCGATCGCGGCCGCCCCGCCGATCAGCCGGCGGTTCCGCTTCTGCCGCTTGGCTTCCGCCTCGAGGCGAGCCTCCTCGATCTCGCGCTGCTTGTCCTCGTATTTCTTCCGGGCCCGCAGCTCCGCGGGTTTGGGCGGGCGCGGCCGTGAAGTCTCCGCATCCTGATAACGAATGCTCCCGCCGGATGGATACTCGGCGGACTCCTCCTCGCCGGAGTCGGGGGACGGCTCGGTGCCCGACGGCTCGGTGGCCGCCTCGCCGTCGTCGGCTGCTGCGTGCCTGGGCTTCTCGTCGTTCGGCTCGCCGCGCTCCGGCGGCGAGCCTTCTTCCGATCCCACTAGCGGTCCCCCGGTCCACGCCCGGTGGCGCGACGGCAATCAGGAGCAAACGCACGCACGCGGGCAGTCTGTCACATCGGACCCGGCGACGTTAGCCATAACCGGCATGCGTCAGAGCCACCAGCGTTCCAGCACCCGCCCGACGCCGTCGTCACTGTTGGGCGCGGTGATCTCGTCGGCGGCGTCGATCACCTCGGGATGCGCGTTGCCCATCGCCACGCCGTGACCCGCCCACCGCAACAGCGGTATGTCGTTGGGCATGTCGCCGAACGCGACCACCTCGTCGCTCAGTATTTCCAGCGGCCGGGCGACCTCCTCGACGCCGGTCGCCTTGCTCGTGCCCAGCGGCACGATCTCGATGAGCCCGTTGTCGGTGGAATAGGTGATGTCGCCCTCGATGCCGACATGCTTGGCCAGGGCCGCGGCCATGTCCGCGCTGCGGGCACCGGTCTTGCGGATCAACAACTTGATCGCCGGCGCGCTGAGCAGGTCCTCGATCGACACCTCCGTGTTGTCCGGGTTCAGCCACGCGTGCTCATACCCCGGCGAACTGACGAACTGGGGAGTCGCCGTGTCGTGGGCGCGTTCACCGATCCGCTCGACGGCCAGGCCCGCCCCCGGGATGACGCGGGCCGCCAGCTCGGCCAGCTCGGCCAGCGTGTCCACGGGCAGCGTGCGCACGGAGATCACCCGGTCGGTCGACGAGTCGTAGACGACGGCGCCGTTGGCGCACACCGCCATCGGCGCGAAACCGAGCTCGTCGACCACCGGACGTATCCACCGCGGCGGGCGGCCGGTCGCCAGGATGAACTGCGCGCCGCCGGCGACGGCGGCCCGCACCGCGTCACGGGTCCGCGGGCGAATGGTTTCGTCGTCGTCGAACAACGTGCCGTCCACGTCGCAGGCGATCAGTGCCGGCAACGTCATGAAGAACCGCCTCGGCGGCCGAGCGGTGTCGTCAATGCAATCCGCTTTGGCTCTGCCCGGGTCGCGTCACGCCGTCGGTGCCGTACCTTTGCATCCGCTCCTGCAGCTCGGCCAACCGGATGGCCCGGGAATCATCCTGGCTCGGCGCGTCGCCGCCCAGCCGCCGCGGCACCCAGTACGCCCCCTCCGGATGCGGATACTCCTCCTGTACGCGGTAGAGCAGCGCATTCATCGCCTGCCGCAGCGTGCCGATCAGCTGCTCGGCGGTGCCCAGTGCGGGAATCGGCCGGCCCGCCGCCACGGTGATCGGAACCTTGTTGCGGAACAACTTCTTTGGGTGATCCTTGGGCCAGATCCGGTGCGCGCCCCAGACGATCAGCGGAACGATCGGCACCTGCGCCTCCAGCGCCATCCGGGCCGTCCCGCTCTTGAACTCTCTCAGTTCGTAGCTGCGGCTGATGGTCGCCTCGGGATGCAGCCCGACCAGTTCCCCCTCCCGCAGCAGCCCGATGGCCGCCGCGTAGGCGTCCTGCCCGTTGCGGCGGTCCACCGGGATGAGGCGGGCGTGCTTGATCACATAGTTGACCGCCTTCACGTCGGCCATCTCGGCTTTGATCATGAAGCGCAGCCGCCGGCCGCGCTCCTTGGCGGCGATCGATGCCGGCAGCCAGTCCAGGTAGCTCGTGTGGTTGAGCGCGACCAGCGCGCCGCCCCGCGCTGGAATGTGTTCGAGCCCTTCGAATTTCAACTTGGTTCCCTGCAATGCGACAACCGGGGGAACCACCATCTCCGCGAACCGGAAGAACGGTTCTGCCATGCCTTCTCCTTCCACCCCTACCGCGAGTGATGCGGGGTACGGGCCGCGGACCTCCGCGCCGCCTCGTCGGCCTCGATTTTGGCAGCCTCGACCGGCGACGGCGCCCCGCCACCCAGGCGGCGCGGCACCCAATGCGCCCCCGGCTCGTGCGGATACCGCCGCTGTACTTGATCCAACAATGTGCTCATCGCCTCGCGCAGCGCCGCGTCTGTGGTCGCGACGCTCTGGGCGGGCTGCACGGGCGTTCCCACCTGCACCATGACCGGCAGCCTATGACGGCCCAGGCGGCGTGGGTGGTCCTTGGTCCAGATCCGTTGCGCGCCCCAGACGATCAGCGGAACGATGGGCACACCCGCCTCGATCGACATCCGGGCCGCGCCCGACTTGAACTCCTTGAGTTCGAAGCTGCGGCTGATGGTGGCCTCCGGGTAGACGGCGACTAGCTCTCCCTCGCGCAACCGCTGGACGGCCACGCAGTAGGCGCCGGCCCCGGCGCCGCGATCCACTGGGATGGCGCGGGTGTGCTTGATCAGAAAATTGACCACCCTCACCTCCTGCATCTCGGCTTTGATCATGAACCTGAGCCGGCGGCGACGGCGATGCACCGCCAGCGCGGCGGGCAGGAAGTCCACGTAGCTGGTGTGATTGACGGCGACCACGGCGCCACCGGTGTCCGGGATGTTCTCTTCACCGTCGTAGGTGATCCGCGTGCCTGAGGCCGAAACGAGGAGCCGGGCCAGCACCTCCAGCGCGCGGAAAGTCGGCTCCACCATCAGCCACTACTCCGGCGGCCTCGCGGATTGGGCGCGGCGCGCGGCGGCGTCCTCGGCGTCCATGCGGGCGGCCTCGGCCAACGACGGGGCCGCGCCGCCCAACCGGCGCGGCACCCAGTACTCACCGGCCGGATGGGGGCCGTACATCTCTTGCGCCCGTTCCAGCAGGTGCTGCATCCGTGAGTGCAGCAGGGTGCTCAGCTCCGCCGTGCCCAGCGTCGGCGGGATGGGCTCGCCAACGAGCACGATGACCGGCACCTTGGGGCGGAACAGGTGCTTCGGGTGGCCCTTGGTCCAGATGCGCTGCGCACCCCACACGATGACCGGAACGATCGGCACGCCGGCCTCGACCGCCATGCGGGCGGCGCCGGACTTGAACTCCTTGATCTCAAAGCTGCGGCTGATGGTGGCCTCGGGGTAGACGCCGACGAGCTCGCCGTCCTTGAGATTCCGGACCGCCTCCTCGTACGAGGCGGCGCCGTCCTGCCGGTTCACCGAGATGTGTCGCAGGCTGCGCATGATCGGCCCGGTGATCTTGCTGTCGAACACCTCTTGCTTGGCCATGAACCGCACCTTGCGGCCCAGGCCCTGTTTGTAGGCGGGCAAACCCGCGAAGGTGAAGTCGAGGTAGCCGGTGTGGTTGATCGCGATCACCGCGCCGCCGCTCTGCGGCAGGTGCTCGGCACCCACGACGGTGATCTTCAGGCCCTGAATGCGCCAGATCAGGCGGGCGAGCTGGATGACAGTCCCGTATACCGGTTCCACAGGGGTCCAGCCTAGTGCTCCAGGCTGTGTGCGGGCCCCAGTGCCGCGAATGGACTGCGGACGAGGCACGCCGACGCCGCTGCCGCGCGCTAAGCTCGGGGCCTGAAAGCCCTTCTGACGGTCATTTCGAAAGGTATTTGTGCAGGTCACCAGCGTCGGTCACGCCGGCTTTCTCCTCGAGACCCGAGCGGGCAGCATTCTGTGCGACCCGTGGGTCAACCCCGCGTACTTCGCGTCCTGGTTCCCGTTCCCGGACAACAGCGCGCTGGACTGGGACCGCCTGGGCGCCTGCGATTACCTGTACGTCTCGCACCTGCACAAGGACCACTTCGACGCGAAGAACCTGGCCGAGCACGTCAACAAGGACGCGGTGGTGCTGCTGCCGGAGTTCCCCGTGCCCGACCTGCGGAACGAGCTGCAGCTGCTGGGGTTCCACCGGTTCTTCGAGACCGGCAACTCGGTCAAGCATCGGGTCAGCGGCCCGAAGGGCGACCTCGACGTCATGGTCATCGCGTTGCGCGCGCCCGCCGACGGCCCGATCGGTGACTCGGCGCTGGTGCTGTCCGACGGCGAAACAACGGTTTTCAACATGAACGACGCGCGGCCGGTCGACCTGGACGTGTTGGCCACCGAGTTCGGCCACGTGGACGTGCACATGCTGCAGTACTCCGGGGCGATCTGGTATCCGATGGTCTACGACATGCCGGCCCGCGCCAAGGAATCGTTCGGCACCCAGAAGCGGCAGCGGCAGATGGACCGTGCCCGCCAGTACATCGCCCAGGTTGGGGCGAGCTGGGTGATCCCGTCGGCGGGCCCGCCGTGCTTCCTGGACCCCGAGCTACGTCAGCTCAACGACGACCATGGCGATCCGGCCAACATCTTTCCCGACCAGGTGGTCTTCCTCGACCAGATGCGCGCCCACGGCCACGACCGCGGACTGCTGATGGTGCCCGGCTCGACCGCGGCATTCACCGGCGCGACACTGGACTCGCTCAGCCACCCGTTACCGGACGATGAGGTCGAGGCGATCTTCACCACCGGCAAGTCGGCCTACATCGCCGACTACGCCGAGCGGATGGCGCCCGTCATCGCCGCGGAACGCGCCGGCTGGGCCCCCGCGGCCGGGGAGCCGCTGCTGGAGCCGCTGCGCGCCCTGTTCGAACCGATCATGCTGCAAAGTGACGAGATCTGCGACGGCATCGGCTACCCCGTCGAACTCGTCCTCGGCGCCGAATCGGTGGTCCTGGATTTCCCGAAACGTGCGGTGCGCGAACGGGTTCCCCACGAGAAGGTCCGCTACGGCTTCGCCATCGCGCCCGAGCTGGTGCGCACCGTGCTGCGCGACCACGAACCGGACTGGGTCAACACGATCTTCCTGTCCACCCGCTTCACCGCATGGCGGGTCGGCGGCTACAACGAATACCTGTACACCTTCTTCAAGTGCCTTACCGACGAGCGCATCGCATACGCCGACGGCTGGTTCGCCGAGTCCCATGACGATTCGGCCTCGATCACATTGGACGGCTGGGAGATTCAGCGCCGTTGCCCCCACCTCAAGGCCGACCTGTCGAAATTCGGTGTGATCGAGGGCGACACGTTGACCTGCAACTTGCACGGGTGGCAGTGGCGCCTGGCCGACGGCCACTGCCTGACCGCGCGGGGCCATCAGCTACGGAGTTCGCGGGCATGAGCGGGGCGTCGGGCCATTCTTACGACGATGGCCTGATCCAGCTGGACCGTGCGGCGATCACGCTGCGCCGCTACCACTTTCCGTCGGGCACGTCGAAGGTCATCCCGCTGGGCACGATCCGAGGATACAAGGCGGAGGGCCTCGGCCTGCTCACGCAGCGGTTCCGCATCTGGGGCAGCTCGGACCTGCGCCGGTGGCTTCCACTGGATGTGCGGCGGCCGTTGAAGTCAACGTTGATCACGCTGGACGTACCGGGGACCCGGCCTAGTCCCGCGTTCACCCCGGAACGCCCGGACGAGCTCACCGCACTGCTCGACGAGCTGCTGGCCGGGCGCGGTTAGCCGCCCGCCGAGACCACAGAGCAATCAGAGCGCGTCGAGCGCCGCGCGCGCGGCGTTGTAGCCGGGGATGAACGTGATCCCCGGTCCGCCGTGACAGCCCGCACTGCCGAGGTACAGGCCCTCGATGGGGATCGGCTGTCCCACAAATCCTTTCGGGCCGGGCCGGTTGGGACCGATCTGGTCGGGGTTCAGCAGCCCGTGGCAGTAGTCGCCGCCCGGCGCCCCGAACATCACGCCCATGTGCTTGGGCGTGAACGTGGTGTGCCGGGTGATGCTGCGTTCGAAGTTCGGGGCCAACCGGGTGATCTTGTCGATGACGCGTTGCCCCATCTCGACCTTCGCCCGGCCGTAGTCCGCACCACCCTCGATGGGGAACCACAGCGCGAACGCCGATGCGGCGTGCTTGCCCTCGGGAGCCAACCCCGGGTCGTTCTGCGACGGGATCTGCAACACCACGGTCGGGTCGGCCGGAACGATCCCGCGGCGGCAGTCCTCCCACTGCTGCTGGACCTCTTCCGGCGTGCAGAACAGGCCGATCGACGCCTGCATCGCCGGGTCGTTGAGCGACTCGTAGGGCGCGGCGAAACCGGGCGCCTCGTCCAGCGCGAAATGCATCTGCAGGTAGCTGCCGCGGTGGTCGGTGCCCGCGTAGCGCTGCCGGATGTCGGCCGGGAGGGCCCCGGGGTCGACCAGCTCGTTGAGCGTGACGTCGGGCGCGAGCCCGGAGATCACGATCGGGGCGGTGATGGTCTCCCCCGCCTCCGTGCGCACCCCGGTCACCCGGCCGGCTTCGACCAGAATCCCGGTCACCTTGGTGCGCAGGCGGACTTCGCCGCCGCGACTCTCCAACAACTCGCACAGATGCGACGTGAGCGCGCCGATGCCGCCGCGCAGCTTCTTCATCTGCATGGTGTCCCCGTCGGGCACCCCGAGCCCGAAGGCCAGCGCCGCCGCGCTGCCCGGGGTCGACGGCCCGCGGTAGAGGGTGTTGACGGCCAGCACGGTCATCGAGCCACGCAGCGCGGCGTGCTTCTCGCGGTCCGGCAGGTAGCGGTCCAACACGTCGGTGACCGATCCGAACAACATGTCATCGATCGCCGAACGCTCGAATTCGTTTGTCGCGCAGGCGTACATCTCGTCGTACGTCTTGGGCGGCGCACCCGCCTCAAACCGGCCCAGTGCCCGCGTCGGCGCTTGGCTCCACCCCATCAGCCCCGCCATCCCGTTGACGGCGTCCGCCCCGTGCACCTCGTTGAGGTGGGTGAACAACTTGATCGGGTCGCTGTACTGGATCATCGGGTCGTCGCCCACGCCGCGCAGCGCCACGGACATCACGTCGAGGTCGATCGTCGGCAGGGTGTCCAGCCCCAATTCGCTGACCACCACCGCGGCGGTCGGGAACTGCACCGAGCCCGCGATCTCGAAGTGGTAGCCGTCGAACAGCTCGACCGTGGAAGCCATCCCGCCCGCATACAGCTTGGCGTCCAGGCACACGGTCCGCAGCCCGGCCTTCTGCAGCAACACCGCCGCGGCCAAGCCGTTGTGCCCGGCACCGACGACGATCGCATCAAAGTCATCCATGTCCCTGCCCTCCGAGAAGGGAGGCTGGCACGGACGCGAAGTTTTGTCAATTATGACGAAACTAAGGGGCGGCCCAGGGACCGCCGATCCCGCCCCGCAGCGTCTCCAGCGCCGCGTGACTCATGCGCGCCAGCTCCCCGAGAGAGCGGTCGTCGCCAAGCATCCAGAACTCCATCGCGCCGAACACGCCGGCCGCGATGCAGCGGGCGGTGACCACGGCGCGCAGCCGGGCATCCGGTGTTTTTTCCGCGGCGCAGCTACGCCGTCGCAGCTGGGCCTCAATGGCGTCGGCGAAGTCGGCCTCCACTTCCTGCATATGGCGGACGATGCGCCCGGGATCGAGCTCGCCGCCTCGCAACGCGGCGATTTTCGTCACGGCCTCAACGTCATACGGGAATGAGAAGATGGCCGCCTGAACGGAATCGATGATCGGCTCCTCGGCGGGCCTGGCGTCGAGCGCCGCGCGGAACCAGTTCAGCCCGGTGTAGTCGGCAAACAACAGGTCGTGCTTGGACTTGAAGTGGCGGTAGAAGGTCCGCAGCGAAACCCCGGCGTCGGCGGCGATCTGCTCGGCCGACGTGTCCTCCACGCCCTGGGCCAGAAACCGCACCGTCGCGGCCTGAATCAGCGCCTCCCGGGTGCGTTCGCTGCGCGCCGTCTGCGCGGGCCTGACCATGGCGATAAGGTACCGCACCGCCAGTTATGTCAATATTGACAAAACTTGGCGCAGCAGGCCAGACTGCGGCCATGGTGTCGCTCCTCATCCACGCAGTTCTCGGCCTTTCCGTCATCGGATGGATCGTCGCGTCGAATCAGAAGGTGTTCGCCCGTCCGGCCGGCGGACCGCTGTTCTCGCCCCTGGAGGGCGTGTATTACGTGGTCGGTATCGCGTCGGTGGTGCTGGGCTGGTACTTCAACGTCACCTATGTACACGAGTACTCGCACGGATCTACCAATCCGCTGTGGGGCGAACACGGCAGCTGGGCCGAGTACATCCGGCTGATGTTCACCAACCCGGCCGCGGACTCCGCCAGTCAGGACTACACGATCGCGAATGTG
This genomic window from Mycobacterium saskatchewanense contains:
- a CDS encoding DUF2834 domain-containing protein, which encodes MVSLLIHAVLGLSVIGWIVASNQKVFARPAGGPLFSPLEGVYYVVGIASVVLGWYFNVTYVHEYSHGSTNPLWGEHGSWAEYIRLMFTNPAADSASQDYTIANVILLPLFTIVDGYRRGLKHPWLYFVSSLFTSFAFAFAFYFATIERQRRHQQARETVDA